One window of the Endomicrobium proavitum genome contains the following:
- the fic gene encoding protein adenylyltransferase Fic: MVLANKLNITNQIELNKFEEKISKQKAKQLFETGKINDIEVGTFNGLSQIHKFLFSDIYDFAGKIRDVNISKGNFRFASLTYLKASLENIDKMPQTNFDEIIEKYVEINIAHPFREGNGRSARIWLDLILKSEIKKVIDWNLVNKEEYLSAMERSIVKDIEIKHILKNALTDKINEREIFMKGIDISYYYEGYAEFKIEEL; this comes from the coding sequence ATGGTTTTGGCAAATAAATTAAATATTACAAATCAAATAGAATTAAATAAGTTTGAGGAAAAAATCAGCAAACAAAAAGCTAAACAATTATTTGAAACAGGTAAGATTAATGATATAGAAGTTGGAACTTTCAACGGATTATCCCAAATTCACAAGTTTTTGTTTTCGGATATTTATGATTTCGCGGGTAAAATCCGCGATGTGAATATTTCCAAGGGGAATTTTCGTTTTGCTTCATTAACATATCTTAAGGCATCGCTTGAAAATATTGATAAAATGCCGCAAACTAATTTTGACGAAATTATTGAGAAGTATGTTGAAATAAATATTGCTCACCCGTTTAGAGAAGGCAACGGTCGCAGCGCGCGCATTTGGTTGGATTTAATTTTAAAAAGCGAAATAAAAAAAGTAATAGATTGGAATTTGGTAAATAAAGAAGAGTATTTATCGGCAATGGAAAGAAGTATAGTTAAAGATATTGAAATAAAACACATTTTAAAAAATGCATTAACCGATAAAATAAACGAAAGAGAAATTTTCATGAAAGGCATAGATATCAGTTATTATTACGAAGGCTACGCGGAATTTAAAATAGAAGAGTTATGA
- a CDS encoding glycoside hydrolase family 57 protein, producing MKKVYLAFLWHQHQPIYKNPETNTYELPWVRLHATKDYYDMVAALDNFPKVKANFNLVPSLLIQLEEYASGKAKDVFMDLTLKDAAALNNHEKTFILTRFFMANWDNMIAPNKRYLEIFNKRGSNTAQPHVANIVKDFTEQDFRDLQVWFNLAWMDPYWIKNDEFISFLYAKGENFSEEEKQKLIQKQIEICAKVVEKYKQAQDNGQIEVSVTPFYHPILPLLCDTNSAREAAANIDLPSQRFTHPEDAAAQIEKSAAYYEKVFGFKPKGMWPSEGSVSDAAVKLIENAGVKWIATDEAVLFNSVKEINANRKFLFRPFKTGNTNIIFRDHGLSDLIGFVYSKWNPEDAANDFLSKIRGIADYVGNDYDAPLVSVILDGENCWEYYKNDGWDFLTKLYEKLSADETIETVRISDYLEKFPPKDEVKKLTAGSWINGNFYVWIGHSEDNTSWDYLSLTRDFLTTYIEQNPQCKGSAAEKKAWDLLYAAEGSDWNWWYGDDHSSSSDDIFDYLYRKHLIEIYKLFGVTPPASFYEPINKFAKKRQQLKPVAHISPKIDGRESTFTEWHNAGCYVTKSSGGAMHKVAGLIDFLYYGVDNENLFLRIDLNASAIGRNFDNMSFNLNITSPENSKVSLIFNSQKQIIKFSAVTGGQEKSIDLSNAAYDSIIELAVPFWAVNIPADYAKIEFNVAVEENGQEVESWPENDKIIIEK from the coding sequence ATGAAGAAAGTGTATTTAGCGTTCTTATGGCACCAGCACCAGCCTATATATAAAAATCCCGAAACCAACACATACGAACTTCCTTGGGTTCGCCTTCATGCAACTAAAGATTATTACGATATGGTTGCCGCTTTAGATAACTTTCCGAAGGTAAAAGCTAATTTTAATCTTGTGCCGTCTTTGCTTATTCAGCTTGAAGAATATGCGTCTGGAAAAGCAAAAGACGTTTTTATGGACTTAACTCTTAAAGACGCCGCAGCTTTAAACAATCACGAAAAAACTTTTATTCTAACCCGTTTTTTTATGGCAAATTGGGATAATATGATAGCGCCTAATAAACGTTATCTTGAAATATTTAACAAAAGAGGCTCTAACACCGCGCAACCGCACGTTGCAAACATCGTTAAAGATTTTACCGAGCAGGATTTCAGAGACTTGCAGGTTTGGTTTAATTTGGCGTGGATGGATCCGTATTGGATAAAAAACGACGAGTTTATATCTTTCTTATATGCCAAAGGCGAAAATTTCAGCGAAGAAGAAAAACAAAAGCTTATTCAAAAGCAAATTGAAATATGCGCTAAAGTAGTAGAAAAATATAAACAGGCGCAAGACAACGGGCAAATTGAAGTTTCCGTAACGCCTTTTTATCATCCGATACTTCCGCTTTTGTGCGATACAAATTCTGCGCGCGAGGCTGCGGCTAATATAGATCTTCCGTCGCAAAGATTTACGCATCCGGAAGATGCTGCGGCGCAGATAGAAAAATCTGCGGCATATTACGAAAAAGTTTTTGGCTTTAAACCTAAAGGCATGTGGCCGTCGGAAGGTTCCGTTTCCGACGCTGCCGTTAAACTTATAGAAAATGCCGGCGTAAAATGGATAGCCACCGACGAAGCCGTATTATTTAACAGCGTTAAAGAAATTAACGCGAACAGAAAATTTTTATTCAGACCTTTTAAAACCGGCAATACGAATATAATTTTTAGAGATCACGGACTTTCGGATTTAATAGGTTTTGTTTATTCCAAATGGAATCCCGAAGACGCCGCAAATGATTTTCTTTCAAAAATAAGAGGCATTGCCGATTACGTTGGCAACGACTACGACGCGCCTCTTGTAAGCGTAATTTTAGACGGAGAAAACTGTTGGGAATACTACAAAAATGACGGCTGGGATTTTTTAACTAAACTCTACGAAAAATTAAGCGCCGACGAAACAATAGAAACCGTGCGCATAAGCGACTATCTTGAAAAATTTCCGCCTAAAGACGAAGTAAAAAAACTTACCGCAGGTTCGTGGATAAACGGAAATTTTTACGTTTGGATAGGTCACAGCGAGGACAATACTTCGTGGGATTATTTAAGCCTTACAAGAGATTTTTTAACAACATATATTGAGCAGAATCCACAATGCAAAGGAAGCGCCGCGGAAAAAAAAGCGTGGGATCTTTTGTATGCCGCGGAAGGTTCCGACTGGAATTGGTGGTATGGCGACGATCATTCCTCTTCAAGCGACGATATTTTTGATTATCTTTACAGAAAACATTTAATAGAAATATATAAACTTTTCGGCGTTACTCCTCCGGCAAGTTTCTACGAACCTATAAATAAATTTGCAAAAAAAAGACAGCAGTTAAAACCTGTGGCGCATATAAGCCCTAAAATAGACGGTAGGGAATCTACGTTTACGGAATGGCATAACGCCGGATGTTATGTTACAAAATCTTCCGGCGGAGCAATGCATAAAGTAGCCGGACTTATAGACTTTTTATATTACGGCGTTGACAATGAAAATCTTTTTTTAAGAATAGATTTAAACGCGTCGGCAATAGGCAGAAATTTTGATAATATGTCGTTTAACTTAAATATTACGTCGCCTGAAAATTCTAAAGTTTCGTTAATTTTTAATTCGCAAAAACAAATTATAAAATTTTCAGCCGTTACGGGCGGTCAGGAAAAAAGCATAGATTTATCAAACGCGGCTTACGACAGCATAATAGAATTAGCCGTTCCGTTTTGGGCGGTTAACATTCCCGCAGATTATGCAAAAATAGAGTTTAACGTAGCAGTAGAAGAAAACGGGCAGGAAGTAGAATCTTGGCCGGAAAATGATAAAATCATTATAGAAAAATAG
- a CDS encoding YunC family protein — MQLKQITVDGKTFEAFEGEIAPGTNLVFIKGAKGFIMCGYLNLETAEKFKNIAAIATGVKTVEDMLNAKIVKSTTFAQEAGIKTGMPVREALKLI, encoded by the coding sequence ATGCAGCTAAAACAAATTACCGTTGACGGAAAAACTTTTGAAGCGTTTGAAGGCGAGATTGCCCCCGGAACAAATTTAGTTTTTATAAAAGGCGCCAAAGGCTTTATTATGTGCGGATATCTAAACCTTGAAACCGCAGAAAAATTTAAAAACATTGCCGCCATAGCCACAGGCGTGAAAACAGTTGAAGATATGTTAAACGCAAAAATAGTAAAATCCACAACTTTCGCGCAAGAAGCAGGAATAAAAACCGGAATGCCGGTGAGGGAAGCGCTGAAGCTGATATAG
- a CDS encoding histidinol phosphate phosphatase domain-containing protein, with protein sequence MIDLHTHTFFSDGVLIASELVYRAKYKGYSAIALTDHIDFSNMESVLTKITKTAKILTDNYEILVFPGAELTYIPPKLIASAAKEVRKLGAKIVVVHGETTAETVPPETNLYAAQADIDVLAHPGHLSVKEAEFALKNDIKIEITTRAGHNATNKEVASVALQVGAKLVLNTDTHVPENLLNKETIVKTLSLSGLPENYYEIMQRNAKEVINKRS encoded by the coding sequence ATGATAGATTTGCATACGCATACATTTTTTTCTGACGGAGTCTTAATTGCGTCGGAGCTCGTTTACAGAGCTAAATATAAGGGCTATTCGGCAATAGCTCTTACAGACCATATAGATTTTTCTAATATGGAATCTGTTTTGACTAAAATTACAAAAACGGCAAAAATTCTTACCGATAACTACGAAATTTTAGTATTTCCCGGGGCGGAGCTTACTTATATTCCGCCAAAACTTATAGCGTCTGCGGCCAAAGAAGTCCGTAAGCTTGGCGCAAAAATTGTAGTTGTGCACGGCGAGACTACTGCGGAAACCGTTCCGCCTGAAACTAATCTTTATGCGGCGCAGGCAGATATTGACGTGCTTGCTCACCCCGGACATTTATCCGTTAAAGAGGCGGAGTTTGCGCTTAAAAACGATATAAAAATAGAAATTACAACAAGAGCAGGACATAACGCAACAAATAAAGAAGTGGCAAGCGTTGCGCTGCAGGTTGGCGCTAAACTTGTTTTAAATACGGACACTCACGTTCCTGAAAATTTGCTTAACAAAGAAACTATTGTAAAAACGTTGTCTCTTTCGGGGCTTCCTGAAAATTATTATGAAATAATGCAGCGCAATGCAAAAGAAGTTATAAATAAAAGGAGTTAA
- a CDS encoding saccharopine dehydrogenase family protein, which translates to MKRNVLLVGAGGVAHVAAHKLAQNNDLFGNIYIASRSLDACSDILDSIERKNNYKDPANKIAAKRIDALNVHETIKLIKDLGISIVINLASAFCNMSILEACIETGAAYIDTAIHEDPDKVCENPPWYENYEWKRKDRCKEKSVTAILGAGFDPGVVNAYVAYAKKHFFDTIDTIDIMDVNAGSHGKYFATNFDPEINFREFKKVWTWIDRQWVEKAVHAEKQVYDFPVVGKQPVYLTGHDELHSLSKNIDANSIRFWMGFGDHYINVFNVLKNIGLLSEKPVKTSEGLEVIPLKVLKACLPDPKTLAPNYTGNTCIGDLIVGTKDGRKKELFIYNVCDHKSCYEEVESQAISYTAGVPAVAAAILVARGDWDTKTMVNVEELDPDPFIDLLNNIGLPTETIKKSYSKKRAPRTKNK; encoded by the coding sequence ATGAAAAGAAACGTTCTACTTGTAGGGGCAGGCGGTGTGGCTCATGTTGCGGCGCATAAACTTGCGCAAAATAATGATTTGTTCGGCAATATTTATATAGCTTCGCGCTCGCTTGACGCTTGTAGCGATATTTTAGACAGTATAGAACGTAAAAACAATTACAAAGACCCTGCAAATAAAATAGCTGCAAAAAGAATTGACGCTTTAAATGTTCATGAAACTATAAAGCTTATAAAAGATTTGGGAATTTCCATAGTTATAAATCTTGCGTCGGCATTTTGTAATATGTCTATTTTGGAAGCGTGCATAGAAACCGGCGCGGCTTACATAGACACCGCAATTCACGAAGACCCCGACAAAGTTTGCGAAAATCCGCCATGGTATGAAAACTACGAATGGAAACGCAAAGACCGCTGCAAAGAAAAATCAGTAACCGCAATACTCGGCGCAGGTTTTGACCCCGGCGTTGTAAACGCATACGTTGCTTACGCAAAAAAACATTTCTTTGACACAATAGACACAATAGATATTATGGATGTAAACGCCGGCAGCCATGGCAAATATTTTGCGACAAACTTTGACCCTGAAATTAATTTTAGAGAGTTTAAAAAAGTTTGGACGTGGATAGACAGGCAGTGGGTGGAAAAAGCCGTTCACGCGGAAAAGCAAGTTTACGATTTTCCCGTTGTGGGAAAACAGCCCGTTTACTTAACCGGTCACGATGAGCTTCACTCGCTTTCAAAAAACATAGACGCAAACTCCATAAGGTTTTGGATGGGCTTTGGCGACCATTACATAAACGTTTTTAACGTTTTAAAAAACATCGGGTTGTTGTCTGAAAAACCAGTAAAAACTTCAGAAGGCTTGGAAGTTATTCCTCTGAAAGTTTTAAAAGCGTGCTTGCCGGATCCAAAAACTCTTGCGCCAAACTATACGGGCAATACCTGCATTGGCGATTTAATAGTAGGTACAAAAGACGGTCGCAAAAAAGAACTTTTCATTTACAACGTTTGCGACCACAAATCTTGCTATGAAGAAGTGGAAAGCCAAGCTATAAGCTACACCGCAGGCGTGCCCGCAGTTGCCGCCGCAATTCTTGTTGCAAGAGGCGACTGGGACACAAAAACCATGGTAAACGTTGAAGAGTTAGACCCGGATCCGTTTATAGATTTGCTAAACAATATTGGTCTTCCAACAGAAACAATAAAAAAGAGCTATTCCAAAAAAAGAGCCCCGAGAACTAAAAACAAGTAG
- a CDS encoding tetratricopeptide repeat protein, translated as MHGHGVDLSPKKSRFADIAEVVIKWIKANRTSFLTLIGFIFAAIIAVIVIFNVLAKNKQDASDNLSYAYNLFAAGKSNEGYAQLNTIIDGYKNTPAAYEARLIQADILIDQKYYDQALLLLNETIAKGKPAAVRPLALVRVIYLYDRQKDYNNAILYSTEFIKKYKTHFMVKNIYLNLAEYYLLQGATEDAVNVYNDILINYPASNEAYAAEAKLKEMKK; from the coding sequence ATGCACGGACACGGAGTAGATCTTTCGCCTAAAAAATCAAGGTTTGCAGATATTGCGGAAGTTGTAATCAAATGGATTAAAGCAAACAGAACAAGTTTTTTGACTCTTATAGGTTTTATTTTTGCCGCAATTATTGCGGTTATTGTAATATTTAACGTATTGGCAAAAAATAAACAGGACGCTTCCGATAATTTATCTTACGCTTACAACCTTTTTGCTGCAGGAAAGTCAAATGAAGGTTATGCGCAGCTTAATACCATTATAGACGGATATAAAAACACTCCGGCAGCTTATGAAGCGCGTCTTATACAAGCCGACATTCTTATTGATCAAAAATATTATGATCAGGCTTTGCTTCTTCTTAATGAAACTATTGCAAAAGGCAAGCCTGCCGCTGTGCGCCCTTTGGCTTTGGTAAGAGTTATTTATCTTTACGATAGACAAAAAGATTACAACAACGCAATACTTTATTCAACCGAATTCATAAAAAAATATAAGACGCATTTTATGGTAAAAAATATTTATTTAAATTTAGCGGAGTATTATTTGCTTCAGGGGGCTACCGAAGATGCGGTAAACGTTTATAATGATATTTTGATAAACTATCCCGCGTCTAACGAAGCTTATGCTGCGGAAGCTAAATTAAAAGAAATGAAAAAATAA
- a CDS encoding autotransporter domain-containing protein, producing the protein MNGTAAQGGGLFVGGAVSAGAYEEYTDDTANNSSSGTAAVNITSSAINYIGNTVTSGGTGSASQGGGLFVGGAVSAGVAGSGAINSSSSGTAVVNFISSTINFTSNTVTSGGNGSASQGGGLFVGGAISVGAYDSGANNSSSDTAIANFISSTINFTSNTVTSEYIGNAAQGGGLFVGGAVSAGLYSNGATNSSSSGTTVVNFMLSAINYIGNTVTSRNGGTAAQGGGLFVGGAVSAGIRNGGDNISRNGTAVVNFTSSTINFTSNVLARGINGTAAQGGGLFVGGAVSAGAYNVGINDSDSGTAIVTFTNSKVNINNNTAEEGGGIFAGGSVSAGSSGIGTNAINLAFFGVAEINFKGSTVTINGNTATTGAGIYVAGNYMDFFSGNMAAGGQAKIIFEDSQVALNYNTASSTGAAVYADDAIVTLKNTVMTFMNNKSLIGASIYASNNSSITLSGKGNFTGNQATTAGGAIYVTGGSTVTVEAASGNILFTGNKAGSAPNDIYLDNNSLLNLITAGTNTISLVGGIQSAISATNIAVNKTGAGDLYIGGNNQINGDFTATAGKVALLENATLEANNLIFRGAKFDMTDSNTHVNVATATTLFESDTNLLMDIFANGENDQIYASSAQVGGNLHIKARFGFYNNREYKLIMSGNNVVFGTFTTTTFDYVGTSSFSYEIKYNDITDWTGIVRIIVSGTSAANFQELPNLTYNQKETARTWDALSLAPEIGNDLMNVMSETAGLAEKEQKEVLSAVSGYFVSNVIRSAALDSENIELYERIKKENGVEETTTAMWVQAIGASAKFGKDINSIGEYKDSGYGVAAGFDVYFGPTSGLNKTTLGAYVKYKGNSIKEEANKATLNKIGGGIYGGYASEKYEIKATINASKDSYETTRNIELSKYFPGYEDREAKGSYAGMTIGGDVEGALKIKIANNTIFKPYIGAEVKNASYESFKETGANGLNLNVEAGNYFRSAGRVGAGVNYENEKWAGYVNLEGKYLLAGNKYEIESAFEGTEIKFQSRGYEESGVILGVAIGGSVKVAEGLKIIAGANAYTADNYTTINGNAGLRYNFGAATNKITSKEEAQATPEPTAAAETQLYEMNDLPDELQNALR; encoded by the coding sequence ATGAATGGAACCGCAGCACAAGGCGGCGGGCTATTTGTAGGTGGAGCGGTATCTGCCGGAGCATATGAAGAATATACCGATGATACAGCAAACAATTCCAGCAGCGGCACAGCGGCAGTAAACATTACGTCATCAGCAATAAACTATATAGGCAATACGGTAACGAGCGGAGGCACTGGAAGCGCATCGCAAGGCGGAGGACTATTTGTAGGCGGAGCGGTCTCTGCCGGAGTAGCTGGTTCCGGAGCAATCAATTCCAGCAGCAGCGGCACAGCGGTAGTAAATTTTATATCATCAACAATAAATTTCACAAGCAATACGGTAACGAGCGGAGGCAATGGAAGCGCCTCGCAAGGAGGAGGGCTATTTGTAGGCGGAGCAATATCTGTCGGAGCATATGATTCCGGAGCAAACAATTCCAGCAGTGACACAGCGATAGCAAACTTTATATCATCAACAATAAATTTTACAAGCAATACGGTAACGAGCGAATATATAGGAAACGCCGCGCAAGGCGGAGGGTTATTTGTAGGCGGAGCGGTTTCCGCCGGATTATATAGTAACGGAGCAACCAATTCCAGCAGCAGCGGCACGACCGTAGTAAACTTTATGTTGTCAGCAATAAACTATATAGGCAATACGGTAACAAGTAGAAACGGGGGAACCGCCGCGCAAGGAGGAGGGCTATTTGTAGGCGGAGCGGTATCTGCCGGAATACGTAATGGTGGGGACAATATTTCCCGCAACGGAACAGCAGTGGTAAACTTTACATCATCAACAATAAATTTTACAAGCAATGTGTTAGCAAGAGGAATTAACGGAACAGCCGCGCAAGGCGGAGGATTGTTTGTAGGCGGAGCGGTATCTGCCGGAGCATATAATGTTGGAATTAATGATTCCGACAGCGGCACAGCAATAGTAACTTTCACAAATTCAAAAGTTAATATAAATAATAACACAGCGGAAGAAGGCGGAGGAATATTTGCAGGCGGTTCAGTGTCTGCAGGGTCATCAGGAATAGGGACCAATGCTATAAATCTCGCCTTTTTCGGCGTTGCGGAAATAAATTTTAAAGGTTCAACGGTAACAATAAACGGCAACACAGCAACAACCGGCGCAGGAATATATGTAGCCGGAAATTATATGGACTTCTTCAGCGGCAACATGGCTGCGGGAGGACAAGCAAAAATAATATTTGAAGATTCGCAAGTGGCGCTTAATTATAACACAGCAAGTTCAACCGGCGCAGCAGTATATGCCGACGACGCAATAGTAACCCTCAAGAACACAGTAATGACATTTATGAATAATAAATCGTTAATAGGCGCAAGCATATATGCAAGCAATAATTCAAGCATAACATTGTCCGGAAAAGGAAACTTCACAGGAAACCAAGCAACAACAGCGGGAGGGGCAATCTACGTAACCGGAGGCAGCACAGTAACAGTGGAAGCCGCAAGCGGCAATATATTATTTACAGGCAACAAAGCAGGCAGCGCGCCAAACGATATATATCTTGATAACAATAGCTTGTTGAATTTAATAACGGCAGGAACAAACACAATAAGTTTAGTCGGCGGAATACAAAGCGCAATCAGCGCAACAAATATAGCGGTTAACAAAACAGGAGCCGGCGATTTATACATAGGCGGCAACAACCAAATTAACGGCGACTTCACAGCAACAGCAGGAAAAGTAGCGCTGTTAGAAAACGCAACGCTTGAGGCAAACAACCTGATATTTAGAGGCGCAAAATTTGACATGACCGACAGCAACACGCATGTAAACGTAGCAACAGCAACAACGTTGTTTGAAAGCGATACAAACTTATTGATGGATATATTTGCAAACGGAGAAAACGACCAAATATATGCAAGCTCGGCGCAAGTAGGAGGGAATTTGCATATAAAAGCGCGTTTTGGCTTTTACAATAACAGAGAATATAAACTAATAATGTCCGGCAACAACGTAGTATTTGGAACGTTTACAACAACAACGTTTGATTACGTAGGAACAAGCAGCTTTTCGTATGAAATAAAATATAACGATATAACAGACTGGACAGGAATAGTAAGAATAATAGTAAGCGGAACAAGCGCCGCAAATTTCCAAGAGCTGCCGAATTTAACATATAACCAAAAAGAAACAGCAAGAACGTGGGACGCGTTGTCGCTGGCGCCGGAAATAGGAAATGATTTGATGAATGTAATGTCGGAAACAGCGGGCTTGGCAGAGAAAGAGCAGAAAGAAGTTCTGTCGGCAGTATCAGGATATTTTGTAAGCAACGTAATAAGAAGCGCAGCGTTAGACAGCGAGAATATTGAGCTGTATGAGAGAATAAAGAAAGAGAATGGAGTAGAAGAAACAACCACAGCAATGTGGGTGCAGGCAATAGGGGCAAGCGCAAAGTTTGGAAAAGATATAAACAGCATAGGTGAATATAAAGACAGCGGATACGGAGTAGCGGCAGGTTTTGACGTGTATTTTGGACCAACAAGCGGATTAAATAAAACAACGTTGGGAGCATATGTAAAGTATAAAGGCAACAGTATAAAAGAAGAAGCAAATAAAGCAACGCTAAATAAAATAGGCGGAGGAATATACGGCGGCTACGCGTCGGAGAAGTATGAAATAAAAGCGACGATAAACGCAAGCAAAGACAGCTATGAAACAACAAGAAATATAGAGCTAAGCAAATATTTCCCCGGGTATGAAGATAGAGAAGCAAAAGGAAGTTACGCAGGAATGACAATAGGCGGCGACGTGGAAGGAGCGCTAAAAATAAAAATAGCAAACAATACAATCTTCAAACCATATATAGGAGCAGAAGTAAAAAACGCAAGTTATGAAAGCTTTAAAGAAACAGGAGCAAACGGACTAAACTTAAATGTGGAAGCAGGAAATTATTTCAGAAGCGCAGGACGAGTAGGAGCGGGAGTAAACTACGAGAATGAGAAATGGGCAGGATATGTAAACTTGGAAGGAAAATATTTGCTTGCAGGAAACAAATACGAAATAGAAAGCGCATTTGAAGGAACAGAAATAAAATTCCAAAGCCGAGGATATGAAGAGAGCGGCGTGATATTGGGAGTAGCAATAGGAGGAAGCGTAAAAGTAGCGGAAGGGTTGAAAATAATAGCAGGAGCAAACGCATACACAGCGGATAATTACACAACCATTAACGGCAACGCCGGATTAAGATATAACTTTGGCGCAGCAACAAACAAGATAACAAGCAAAGAAGAAGCCCAGGCAACCCCTGAACCGACAGCCGCCGCCGAAACGCAATTATACGAGATGAACGATTTGCCTGACGAGTTACAAAATGCTTTAAGATGA
- the nspC gene encoding carboxynorspermidine decarboxylase — protein sequence MKNKIKTPYYLIDERKLLENMKKVAYVKKHSGAKSVLALKCFSTWSVFPLMSKYMDGTTSSSLYEAKLGKEKFGGETHAFSVGYSKSDINELKKFADKVIFNSASQLKRFYNDVKHLKVGVRVNPGISYSHFDLADPARKYSRLGITDIKELESVLNKIDGVMFHYNCENEDFASFSKMLDKISAKYEKVLNKVNWISLGGGLYFTKNGYPLDKFCKKLKEFSQKYNVQVYLEPGESSITQSAQLVTTVLDVVKNKKETAIVDASIEPHMLDLLIYRIPAKIAEKSGKNEYIIAGRSCLAGDIFGSYKISKKLKPGSVVRFADAAGYTMVKKNWFNGVQMPSIVVKRLNGKVELIREFSYNDFLTSLS from the coding sequence ATGAAAAATAAAATCAAAACGCCTTACTACTTAATAGACGAGCGGAAGCTTCTTGAAAATATGAAGAAGGTTGCTTATGTTAAAAAACATTCCGGAGCTAAATCTGTTTTAGCTTTGAAATGTTTTTCTACTTGGTCTGTTTTTCCATTAATGTCTAAGTATATGGACGGCACTACAAGCAGTTCTTTGTATGAGGCAAAACTCGGCAAGGAAAAGTTTGGAGGGGAAACGCATGCGTTTAGCGTGGGTTATAGTAAGTCTGATATTAACGAGCTTAAGAAGTTTGCCGATAAAGTTATTTTTAACTCGGCATCGCAGCTTAAAAGATTTTATAACGATGTAAAACATTTAAAAGTCGGCGTGCGCGTTAATCCGGGAATAAGTTATTCTCATTTTGATTTGGCAGACCCTGCCAGAAAATATTCGCGTCTTGGAATAACGGATATAAAAGAGCTTGAATCTGTTTTAAATAAAATTGACGGCGTTATGTTTCATTACAATTGCGAGAACGAAGACTTTGCCTCTTTTTCAAAAATGCTTGATAAAATATCTGCAAAATATGAAAAAGTTTTAAATAAAGTTAATTGGATAAGTTTGGGCGGCGGGTTGTATTTTACAAAAAACGGATACCCGCTTGATAAGTTTTGTAAAAAGTTAAAAGAGTTTTCGCAAAAATATAACGTTCAGGTTTATCTTGAGCCGGGGGAATCTTCCATAACGCAAAGCGCGCAGCTTGTTACCACTGTTTTAGATGTTGTTAAAAATAAAAAAGAAACCGCAATTGTTGACGCGTCTATAGAACCTCATATGCTTGACCTTCTTATTTATAGAATCCCTGCAAAAATTGCAGAAAAATCCGGAAAGAATGAATACATAATTGCCGGACGCTCTTGCTTGGCGGGCGATATTTTCGGCTCGTATAAAATTTCCAAAAAATTAAAACCGGGTTCTGTTGTGCGTTTTGCGGACGCTGCCGGTTATACAATGGTAAAAAAGAATTGGTTTAACGGCGTGCAAATGCCGTCTATAGTTGTTAAAAGGCTCAACGGAAAAGTTGAGCTTATCCGCGAATTTTCATATAATGATTTTCTGACGAGTTTATCATAG
- a CDS encoding Fic family protein yields MKNLDIVAFIKNNKSYFEDYITRSTYNSNAIEGSTLSYADTYAIVFKDDSFKVSAKPREIYEAINHKYALNFVIDNLQNEADERFIIEIAKIINKNINDISGFRNVDVFIRGAEHIPPKKEVVQNKMLYFIDNYNNAKHTSIFEKIAYNHIEFEKIHPFADGNGRTGRLIINYELLKHNIAPSIIPVEDRSKYFEFLKTSNVENFSIYLEDLSKQEAERLKKFLL; encoded by the coding sequence ATGAAAAATTTAGATATAGTTGCGTTCATAAAAAACAATAAAAGTTATTTTGAGGATTATATTACAAGAAGCACGTATAATTCTAACGCTATAGAAGGCTCAACGCTTTCTTATGCCGATACTTATGCTATTGTTTTTAAAGATGATTCTTTTAAAGTTTCGGCAAAACCAAGAGAAATTTACGAAGCGATAAATCACAAATATGCTTTAAATTTTGTAATAGATAACTTACAAAACGAAGCAGATGAGCGTTTTATTATTGAGATTGCAAAAATTATAAATAAAAACATTAACGACATATCAGGTTTTAGAAATGTTGATGTTTTTATACGCGGCGCTGAACATATTCCGCCAAAGAAAGAAGTAGTTCAAAATAAAATGCTTTATTTTATAGACAATTATAATAACGCAAAGCATACGTCTATTTTTGAAAAAATTGCTTACAACCATATAGAGTTTGAAAAAATTCATCCGTTTGCCGATGGCAACGGAAGAACCGGCAGACTTATTATAAATTATGAGTTGTTAAAGCATAACATAGCGCCTTCCATTATTCCCGTGGAAGACAGAAGCAAATATTTTGAATTTTTAAAAACGTCAAACGTTGAAAATTTTTCTATTTATTTGGAAGATTTATCAAAACAAGAAGCGGAAAGACTTAAGAAGTTTTTATTATGA